The Stratiformator vulcanicus genome has a segment encoding these proteins:
- a CDS encoding REP-associated tyrosine transposase, protein MSHRQVIDDQPTVHFLTFSCFKRRKLLQHDKQCRIVLGQLGQRLSDRSGLCLGFVLMPDHVHAMVWFPTPGQLCEFMDVWKMQTSSLIARHYEIWMPKYWNGLDDKTVWQARYYDFNVLNIAKAEEKLNYMHLNPVRAGLVDRATDWRWSSVGWYELGRSVGVPIGWPDSLE, encoded by the coding sequence ATGTCTCACCGCCAGGTCATCGACGACCAGCCGACGGTCCATTTTCTTACGTTCTCATGCTTTAAACGCCGCAAACTTCTTCAGCATGACAAGCAATGTCGGATCGTCCTCGGCCAACTCGGCCAACGCCTCTCCGACAGAAGCGGATTATGCCTCGGATTTGTACTCATGCCGGATCACGTGCATGCGATGGTGTGGTTTCCGACGCCGGGGCAACTCTGTGAATTCATGGATGTCTGGAAGATGCAGACATCCTCATTGATTGCGAGACATTATGAGATATGGATGCCCAAATACTGGAATGGTCTTGATGACAAAACAGTCTGGCAGGCACGGTACTACGACTTCAATGTGCTGAACATTGCGAAGGCCGAGGAGAAATTAAACTACATGCATTTGAATCCTGTTCGAGCGGGGCTGGTTGACCGAGCCACCGACTGGCGTTGGTCATCAGTGGGTTGGTACGAGTTAGGACGTTCGGTCGGCGTGCCGATTGGTTGGCCGGATAGTCTTGAGTGA
- a CDS encoding methyltransferase domain-containing protein, translating into MATVSSKGLQVLTEDDSVRQRYSAAATQREEALCCPVEYDRSLLEIIPDEIIERDYGCGDPSPFLKPGDTVVDLGSGGGKLCYIAAQVVGESGRVIGVDCNCEMLGLARQYRGEMADKLGFSNVDFRNGRIQDLAIDLEELAESLSDVDVSTVDGILEARRIEDRIRREEPMIADDSVDCVVSNCVLNLVRPADRRQLFAEIFRVLKRGGKAAISDIVSDEDVPEQMRNDPELWSGCISGAWREDQFLKEFEAAGFHGIAIEKREEKPWRTVNGIEFRSVTVVAYKGKQGPCLDRNQAMIYRGPFQHVTDDDGHTYYRGERMAVCDKTFRLLQQGPYEGQFLPVEPRHNIPLEQAAEYDCRKNARRHPEETKGKDYDATTEAETEGCDGGACC; encoded by the coding sequence ATGGCCACCGTTAGCTCAAAGGGATTGCAGGTTCTCACGGAAGATGACTCGGTGCGGCAACGCTACTCCGCCGCTGCGACACAGCGGGAAGAGGCGCTGTGCTGCCCCGTTGAATACGACCGCTCGCTGCTGGAGATCATTCCCGACGAAATCATCGAGCGCGATTACGGCTGCGGCGACCCTTCCCCCTTCTTGAAACCGGGCGACACCGTCGTCGACCTCGGCTCCGGTGGCGGCAAGCTCTGCTACATCGCCGCCCAGGTCGTCGGCGAGTCGGGCCGGGTCATCGGTGTCGACTGCAATTGCGAAATGCTCGGACTCGCCCGCCAATATCGCGGCGAGATGGCCGACAAACTCGGATTCTCAAATGTCGACTTCCGCAACGGCCGAATTCAGGACCTCGCGATCGATTTGGAAGAGCTTGCTGAATCGCTTAGCGATGTCGACGTTTCGACAGTCGACGGCATCCTCGAAGCCCGGCGGATCGAAGATCGTATCCGCCGCGAGGAGCCGATGATCGCCGACGACTCGGTCGATTGTGTCGTCTCCAATTGTGTGCTCAACCTTGTCCGCCCAGCCGACCGCCGGCAGCTCTTTGCTGAGATTTTCCGCGTGCTCAAGCGAGGCGGCAAAGCGGCGATCAGTGATATCGTCAGCGATGAAGACGTCCCCGAACAGATGCGCAATGATCCCGAGCTGTGGTCCGGCTGTATCTCCGGTGCTTGGCGGGAGGACCAGTTCCTTAAGGAATTCGAAGCGGCCGGCTTCCACGGCATTGCGATCGAAAAACGCGAAGAAAAACCTTGGCGGACGGTCAATGGGATCGAATTCCGCTCTGTTACCGTCGTCGCGTACAAGGGCAAACAGGGCCCGTGCCTCGACCGTAATCAGGCGATGATCTACCGCGGCCCCTTTCAACACGTCACCGACGACGACGGCCACACCTACTACCGCGGCGAACGCATGGCCGTCTGCGACAAGACTTTTAGACTGCTGCAACAAGGCCCGTACGAAGGCCAGTTCTTACCGGTCGAACCGCGGCACAACATCCCGCTCGAACAAGCTGCGGAATACGACTGCCGAAAGAACGCACGGCGACACCCGGAAGAAACGAAGGGTAAGGATTACGACGCGACGACCGAGGCAGAGACGGAGGGCTGCGACGGCGGGGCGTGTTGTTGA
- a CDS encoding type II secretion system protein: MRCPNTRRQRRGFTLVEVLIVVVILGILAATVLPSFTDFSGDARESALKQNLQMLRSQIEMYRLEHNGKFPANGSTTESDFIEALTLSSDTNGTTGAIGTKPHGPYIVGSVPANPLNGENSVTIIATSVSAATPDDSTGYIYNPSTGQIKANSTGVDADNVDYDSY; the protein is encoded by the coding sequence ATGCGGTGCCCCAACACTCGTCGCCAGCGACGCGGATTCACGCTCGTCGAAGTCTTGATTGTCGTCGTGATTCTCGGAATTCTGGCCGCGACGGTTCTGCCGTCGTTCACCGATTTCAGCGGTGACGCCCGCGAATCGGCACTGAAGCAAAACCTTCAGATGCTTCGGAGCCAGATCGAAATGTATCGGCTCGAACACAACGGGAAATTCCCGGCCAATGGTTCGACGACAGAGTCCGATTTCATTGAAGCCTTGACGCTTTCGAGCGATACCAACGGCACCACTGGTGCGATCGGGACGAAGCCGCACGGGCCGTACATTGTTGGATCGGTCCCCGCGAACCCGCTCAACGGCGAGAACTCGGTTACGATCATCGCCACGTCGGTTTCGGCCGCCACGCCGGATGACTCGACCGGCTACATTTACAACCCCAGTACCGGCCAAATCAAAGCGAACAGCACCGGGGTTGATGCCGACAACGTCGACTACGATTCGTACTAA
- a CDS encoding YkgJ family cysteine cluster protein — protein sequence MSLPIDLPVLQNWSCHNCGGCCRQHLVEITAAEKDRIEKQRWADDTALGPGTPAVVPLSPRQKRWRLNQRPDGACVFLDENGLCRIHAKFGEAAKPLACRVYPYAFHPAGKNRVTVSLRYSCPSVVGNRGASAKESAQEIRKIGREVVPKKKQDYPAPRISAHESVGWEDVGRFVTALDATFDREQPVLHNLLTAVFWMSIVDQAKFEDVRGKRLEEFLDLIIAGAAAEVPDDLGEFDPPSRMGRLQFRIRLGYYARRDTAAMMATGLRGRWRLLSAALGLARGKGQLPMLRDDLPRVPFEALEQSFGPLPESTDALFARYFRTKITGMHFCGRAYYDRPLCEGLFSLALVFPITLYLARWIAAADGRSTLSDDDLAHALTIADHNHGYSEALGSTFATRQVRQLMTLGDLPKLCVWYAR from the coding sequence ATGAGCCTGCCGATCGACCTTCCCGTCCTGCAGAACTGGAGTTGCCACAATTGCGGCGGCTGCTGCCGACAGCACCTCGTCGAAATCACGGCGGCCGAAAAAGACCGAATCGAGAAGCAGCGGTGGGCCGACGATACCGCCCTCGGCCCCGGGACACCCGCGGTGGTGCCGCTCTCGCCGAGACAAAAGCGTTGGCGATTGAATCAACGGCCCGACGGCGCCTGCGTGTTCCTTGATGAAAACGGCCTGTGCCGAATTCACGCCAAGTTCGGGGAGGCGGCCAAACCGCTCGCCTGCCGCGTCTATCCGTATGCGTTTCATCCCGCGGGCAAAAATCGCGTCACGGTCAGTCTGCGCTACAGTTGCCCCTCCGTTGTCGGTAACCGCGGGGCCTCCGCCAAAGAAAGCGCTCAGGAAATACGAAAGATCGGGCGGGAAGTTGTCCCGAAAAAGAAGCAGGATTACCCGGCGCCCCGAATCTCCGCCCACGAGAGCGTTGGCTGGGAGGATGTTGGTCGATTCGTCACCGCGCTCGACGCGACCTTCGATCGCGAGCAACCGGTCTTGCACAATCTCCTGACGGCCGTGTTCTGGATGAGCATCGTCGATCAGGCAAAGTTCGAAGACGTCCGGGGCAAGCGACTCGAAGAATTTCTCGATCTGATCATCGCCGGAGCGGCCGCCGAAGTGCCCGATGACCTCGGCGAATTCGATCCGCCCTCGCGGATGGGTCGGCTGCAATTTCGCATTCGCCTCGGATATTACGCCCGCAGGGATACCGCGGCGATGATGGCCACGGGGCTGCGCGGGCGATGGCGTTTACTCTCGGCCGCGCTCGGCCTAGCAAGGGGGAAGGGACAGCTTCCGATGCTGCGGGACGATCTGCCGCGAGTGCCGTTCGAGGCCTTGGAGCAATCATTCGGGCCGCTGCCGGAATCGACCGATGCCCTCTTCGCCCGCTACTTCCGAACGAAAATCACGGGTATGCACTTCTGCGGCCGGGCGTACTACGATCGCCCGCTGTGCGAGGGGCTGTTCTCGCTCGCCCTGGTTTTTCCGATCACGCTCTACCTGGCCCGCTGGATCGCCGCCGCCGATGGCCGGTCGACCCTTTCGGACGATGATCTCGCCCATGCGCTCACGATCGCGGACCACAATCACGGGTACTCCGAGGCGCTCGGCTCAACCTTCGCGACCCGGCAAGTCCGTCAACTGATGACACTGGGTGACCTGCCGAAGCTCTGCGTGTGGTATGCGAGGTGA
- a CDS encoding DUF3467 domain-containing protein yields the protein MKRQFYLTTLEHDVADETTNGDAADDGNPPQQQVKFNVDDSNVHATYTNFCRVNSTAEELILDIGLNANPATAQEGNVRVDQRVIMNHYTAKRLLAALSMAVQRHEQAFGAIELDVRRRVQAMPPASS from the coding sequence TTGAAACGTCAGTTTTACCTCACGACCTTGGAGCATGACGTGGCAGACGAAACGACGAATGGCGATGCGGCCGATGACGGCAATCCTCCGCAGCAGCAGGTCAAATTCAACGTGGATGATTCGAACGTCCACGCGACCTACACCAACTTCTGCCGGGTCAACAGCACTGCGGAAGAGTTGATTCTCGACATCGGGCTCAATGCTAATCCCGCGACCGCGCAGGAAGGCAACGTGCGGGTCGATCAGCGGGTGATCATGAATCATTACACGGCGAAACGACTCTTGGCCGCGCTTTCGATGGCGGTTCAGCGACACGAGCAGGCCTTCGGTGCGATCGAACTCGACGTTCGCCGTCGGGTCCAGGCCATGCCGCCCGCGTCATCTTGA
- a CDS encoding NAD(P)H-hydrate dehydratase, translated as MPDVRRIDQPPEPPDRESGGHKGTFGRVVVVAGSRGMSGAAALCGLGALRGGAGLVFVAIPDRIVETVASVEPALLTVPIPDDATGRFTASSLRPALDAISKADAVVLGPGIGQIDESRQFVRSVLDAFEGPLVLDADGLNAVASSGPPFDFGPGPRILTPHPGEFSRLTGRSIHDVQASRETSAIEFAKQTGAVVVLKGAGTVVTDGEQLFVNSTGNSGMGTGGTGDVLAGLLAALLGQGMSHFDAACFGAHLHGLAGDLSAAELTEPGMIATDLAWFLTRAWEVVLGEEG; from the coding sequence ATGCCCGACGTTCGCCGAATTGACCAACCCCCAGAGCCCCCCGATCGTGAATCGGGGGGGCACAAGGGGACGTTCGGTCGCGTCGTGGTCGTGGCCGGATCCCGCGGAATGTCAGGAGCGGCTGCGCTTTGTGGCTTGGGGGCTCTGCGCGGCGGAGCCGGGCTGGTTTTTGTCGCGATCCCCGATCGCATTGTCGAGACCGTCGCCTCGGTCGAGCCGGCGCTGCTGACGGTTCCGATACCGGATGACGCGACGGGGCGATTCACGGCTTCGTCACTTCGTCCCGCACTCGACGCGATTTCCAAAGCCGACGCCGTCGTGCTTGGCCCCGGCATTGGTCAGATCGATGAGAGTCGCCAATTCGTGCGGTCGGTCCTTGACGCATTCGAGGGACCGCTCGTGCTTGATGCCGACGGCCTTAACGCGGTGGCTTCGAGCGGTCCGCCGTTCGACTTTGGCCCGGGACCGCGAATACTGACACCTCATCCGGGCGAATTTTCTCGGCTGACGGGGCGATCGATTCATGACGTGCAGGCGAGCCGTGAGACCTCGGCGATCGAGTTTGCCAAGCAAACCGGGGCGGTGGTCGTGCTGAAGGGAGCGGGGACCGTCGTGACCGACGGCGAGCAACTCTTCGTCAATTCGACTGGCAACTCCGGTATGGGAACGGGCGGAACCGGTGACGTCCTCGCAGGACTTCTCGCAGCGCTCCTCGGGCAGGGGATGTCGCACTTCGACGCGGCCTGCTTCGGTGCCCATTTGCACGGACTGGCCGGCGATCTGTCCGCGGCGGAACTGACCGAGCCGGGAATGATTGCCACCGACCTCGCGTGGTTCCTCACGCGGGCTTGGGAAGTCGTGCTTGGTGAGGAAGGGTAG
- the sppA gene encoding signal peptide peptidase SppA produces the protein MFTDNATFTGNVPRARRALLAALAIGCALTLSVPQIALAKDKDSGEKNTGKEISRVAAEITLKGSYREGAPLPGLFGEVSETLDDVLGRIRSAGDHQRVNAVILKLDSPTLGWGKVHEFVQVIREVRSKGKPVYAYLDSANLPQYVVASAADKIVIPESGSLTVLGIRAEISFYKNMFDKLDIDPEVLRVGKYKSAAEPYTRTSMSEPFREEMETLLDSLYAYTVSGIAESRGMTEDAVRSAIDSGPHTAKSAQKLGLVDRLAYADQLNAYIKEDLAARDEAIDTVDELKVAEKFGKEDIDKDFSGFNGFVKLMNLLSGDTVEQKTFRPKIAVIYASGAIMDGKSSSDLFGGESLGSKTFVKAVEKAKEDETVKAVVVRVNSPGGSALASDLMWRSLETLEVPFVVSMGDVAASGGYYISMGAEKIFAEPGTLTGSIGVVGGKVAVKGLMDKVGVTTDIVARGKNSGTFSLLTPFSDSERKAVQQMLNETYELFVEKAAAGRAMPVEKLEELARGRVYTGLIAKELGLVDEIGTLDDAVEAAEELAIKAGTLKASERDRVERLKLPKAKSPFESLFSSLDEEVRAKATAKEAMRLLPQTVREELRHLDIVNKLAEERVLTFVPFQLRIE, from the coding sequence ATGTTCACGGACAACGCAACGTTCACGGGAAATGTGCCTCGGGCGAGACGCGCATTGCTGGCCGCCCTCGCGATTGGCTGCGCACTCACGCTCAGCGTTCCTCAAATTGCCTTGGCGAAAGACAAAGACAGCGGCGAAAAGAATACAGGTAAAGAGATTTCGCGGGTTGCCGCAGAGATCACGCTCAAAGGCTCCTACCGCGAAGGAGCACCTTTGCCGGGACTGTTCGGCGAAGTCAGCGAAACGCTCGATGACGTGCTCGGCCGTATTCGCTCAGCCGGCGACCACCAACGCGTTAACGCCGTTATTCTGAAGCTTGATTCGCCGACCCTCGGTTGGGGCAAGGTGCATGAGTTTGTGCAGGTCATCCGCGAAGTCAGGTCGAAGGGAAAGCCGGTCTATGCCTATCTCGACTCGGCGAATCTACCCCAGTACGTCGTCGCGTCCGCGGCGGACAAGATTGTGATTCCGGAAAGCGGTTCGCTGACCGTTCTCGGAATCCGAGCGGAGATATCCTTCTACAAGAACATGTTCGACAAGCTCGACATCGACCCCGAGGTTCTTCGCGTCGGCAAGTACAAATCGGCGGCGGAGCCTTACACCCGCACCAGCATGAGCGAACCCTTTCGCGAAGAAATGGAGACGCTGCTCGACAGCCTTTACGCCTACACCGTTTCCGGAATCGCCGAGTCACGCGGGATGACCGAAGACGCCGTGCGTTCCGCGATTGATTCCGGACCCCACACGGCGAAGTCGGCACAGAAGCTGGGGCTGGTTGATCGTCTCGCCTATGCCGATCAATTGAATGCTTACATCAAGGAAGACCTCGCCGCCCGAGATGAGGCGATCGATACGGTTGACGAACTGAAGGTGGCCGAGAAATTCGGCAAAGAGGATATCGACAAAGACTTCAGCGGCTTCAACGGATTCGTGAAGCTGATGAATCTGCTCTCGGGAGACACCGTCGAGCAGAAGACATTTCGTCCGAAGATCGCCGTCATCTACGCGAGCGGGGCGATTATGGACGGCAAGAGCTCGTCCGACCTGTTCGGCGGCGAGTCGTTGGGAAGCAAGACGTTCGTTAAAGCGGTTGAGAAAGCGAAAGAGGATGAGACGGTCAAAGCGGTCGTCGTCCGGGTCAACAGTCCCGGCGGAAGTGCTCTCGCCAGCGATCTGATGTGGCGGTCATTGGAGACCCTCGAAGTACCGTTCGTCGTTAGCATGGGCGACGTCGCGGCGAGCGGCGGCTATTACATCTCGATGGGAGCCGAGAAGATTTTCGCCGAGCCGGGCACGCTGACCGGTTCGATCGGAGTCGTGGGCGGCAAAGTCGCAGTGAAGGGATTGATGGATAAAGTCGGCGTGACGACTGACATCGTTGCCCGCGGCAAGAATAGCGGCACGTTCAGTCTGTTAACGCCCTTCAGCGATTCTGAACGTAAAGCCGTGCAGCAAATGCTCAACGAGACCTACGAACTGTTCGTCGAGAAAGCGGCGGCCGGTCGAGCCATGCCGGTCGAGAAGTTGGAGGAACTCGCCCGCGGTCGCGTCTATACAGGGTTAATCGCCAAAGAACTCGGGTTGGTCGACGAGATCGGCACGCTCGACGACGCGGTTGAGGCGGCCGAGGAACTGGCGATCAAAGCCGGAACCCTGAAGGCGAGCGAGCGCGATCGCGTCGAACGCCTGAAGTTGCCTAAGGCCAAGAGCCCGTTCGAATCGCTCTTCAGTTCGCTCGACGAAGAGGTCCGAGCGAAAGCCACAGCGAAAGAGGCGATGAGGCTGTTGCCCCAAACGGTTCGCGAAGAACTGCGTCACCTCGACATCGTCAACAAGCTCGCCGAGGAACGCGTCCTCACATTCGTCCCGTTCCAATTGCGCATCGAATAG
- a CDS encoding alpha/beta hydrolase yields MPGRYQIGTGVACSVAFALCVTAVSPAIAQDDDKKVITTSVQTDDGWTLPITYYRSGAGKESPAVVLVHGKDGNRVLWKPLAEHLHDNGYAVVAVDLRKHGESQSAQNQRGGQRLTPFDYRAMAAQDLEAVKEFLMEEHHAERLNVRKTGIVCADTMCAVGVTFALRDWYKKPYPDAPTFETRTPRGRDVRAIVMLSPSEGAPGMPMNNAVRELSVPAFGVSFFILVGEKDREDKNAADRAFKKVTGWPEYQNVPESKMNSFLREFPGVGQRGTDLFQPQVARSTKIVERITGFFDQKLRDLNDPWVDRHSRLSR; encoded by the coding sequence ATGCCCGGACGTTATCAGATCGGAACCGGCGTCGCCTGCTCCGTCGCTTTTGCGTTGTGCGTCACTGCCGTTTCGCCGGCTATTGCGCAGGATGACGACAAGAAGGTCATCACGACTTCCGTGCAGACCGACGATGGGTGGACTCTTCCGATCACTTACTATCGCTCCGGTGCCGGCAAAGAGTCACCGGCGGTCGTGCTTGTGCATGGCAAAGACGGAAACCGCGTGTTGTGGAAGCCGTTGGCGGAGCATCTGCATGACAATGGCTATGCCGTCGTGGCCGTTGATTTACGCAAGCACGGCGAAAGCCAGTCGGCTCAGAATCAGCGCGGCGGGCAGCGTTTGACGCCGTTCGACTATCGCGCGATGGCGGCGCAGGATCTGGAAGCCGTCAAAGAATTTCTGATGGAAGAGCATCACGCGGAGCGGCTCAACGTTCGTAAGACCGGCATCGTGTGCGCCGATACGATGTGCGCCGTCGGAGTCACGTTCGCCCTGCGTGACTGGTACAAGAAGCCCTATCCCGATGCCCCGACCTTCGAGACACGCACGCCGCGCGGCCGGGATGTGCGGGCCATCGTGATGCTTTCGCCATCGGAAGGTGCGCCCGGCATGCCCATGAACAACGCGGTGCGGGAGTTGTCGGTTCCAGCCTTCGGGGTCTCATTCTTTATCCTCGTCGGCGAAAAGGATCGAGAGGACAAAAACGCCGCGGATCGAGCGTTCAAAAAGGTCACCGGCTGGCCCGAATATCAGAACGTCCCGGAAAGCAAAATGAACTCATTTTTGCGCGAGTTCCCCGGCGTCGGCCAACGCGGTACCGACCTGTTTCAACCGCAGGTCGCGCGCTCGACGAAGATCGTCGAACGCATCACCGGTTTCTTCGATCAGAAACTGCGTGACCTCAACGACCCGTGGGTCGACCGCCACAGCCGATTGTCGCGGTAG
- a CDS encoding SAM hydrolase/SAM-dependent halogenase family protein, which translates to MSTATASSSDKLMPTDRPIVTLMTDFGLRDTYVAQMKGVMTSQRPGVNIVDLTHAIPPQDIVAAAFQLDDAIDAFPPGTIHLVVVDPGVGTNRDILAVRSGGQFFVGPDNGIFSRILRRDQSAIVIAVDQSKFKRKAGSATFHGRDIMAPIAARLATFKREVSEVDLLQLGQPTRPMLLDATADIEPDLFENTEGRVIWCDHFGNLISNIKVGQRSDLPERADVSIGETEEIPVVRCYAETPRGSLLALIGSAGRLEVAVNGGNASERLNVGVGTSITLTCTPTEAADR; encoded by the coding sequence TTGAGTACCGCGACAGCTTCAAGCAGTGACAAGCTGATGCCGACTGACCGCCCGATCGTCACACTGATGACCGATTTCGGACTGCGCGATACCTACGTCGCTCAGATGAAGGGCGTCATGACGTCTCAGCGACCCGGCGTCAACATCGTCGATCTCACCCACGCGATTCCACCGCAGGATATCGTGGCAGCCGCGTTTCAATTGGACGATGCGATTGATGCGTTTCCCCCGGGAACGATTCATCTCGTCGTTGTCGATCCGGGCGTCGGAACCAATCGCGACATCCTCGCGGTGCGAAGCGGCGGCCAGTTCTTTGTCGGACCCGACAACGGAATATTTTCTCGCATTCTGCGGCGTGACCAAAGCGCGATAGTGATTGCCGTTGATCAGTCGAAATTCAAGCGGAAAGCCGGCTCAGCCACGTTTCACGGGCGCGACATCATGGCACCGATTGCTGCCCGACTGGCGACGTTCAAACGAGAAGTCTCCGAAGTCGACCTTCTCCAACTCGGGCAACCGACTCGGCCGATGTTGCTCGACGCCACAGCGGACATCGAACCCGATCTCTTCGAGAATACCGAAGGGCGGGTTATCTGGTGTGATCACTTCGGCAATTTGATCTCGAACATTAAGGTCGGTCAAAGATCTGACTTACCCGAACGCGCTGACGTATCGATCGGCGAAACGGAGGAGATTCCTGTTGTTCGCTGCTACGCAGAAACCCCGCGAGGTTCCCTATTGGCGTTGATCGGCAGCGCCGGGCGACTGGAAGTTGCGGTCAACGGAGGGAACGCCTCGGAGCGTTTGAATGTCGGCGTGGGTACCTCCATCACTCTGACCTGCACTCCGACGGAGGCAGCGGACCGATGA
- the bioD gene encoding dethiobiotin synthase has translation MSVNLASEAVAKPATGLFVVGTDTDIGKTYVTCLIARQLVSAGSIVGVYKPACSGAISLPDGSQSWGDIEALYAATDGRFERSLICPQRFVAPCAPPVAAAMEGCRVDDQRLTSGCELWHDRCEILLVEGAGGLLSPVSEESTVGDVAGRIDYPLLLVAGAGLGTINHTLLTIEAIERRGLKLAGVILNEHTRCEDDQSVATNWQELAKRTNAPILGRIGHGGTEVLRDDGGSARIDWLNIVHSSGHSARE, from the coding sequence ATGAGTGTGAATCTTGCATCTGAAGCAGTTGCCAAACCGGCAACCGGGCTGTTTGTCGTCGGCACCGACACTGACATTGGAAAAACGTACGTCACATGCCTGATTGCCCGCCAACTCGTTTCAGCGGGGAGCATTGTCGGCGTCTACAAGCCGGCGTGCAGCGGAGCGATCTCCTTACCGGACGGCTCGCAATCGTGGGGGGACATCGAAGCACTTTATGCCGCGACCGATGGCCGGTTCGAACGATCGCTGATCTGTCCGCAACGATTCGTCGCCCCGTGCGCACCTCCCGTGGCGGCAGCAATGGAGGGCTGCCGAGTCGATGATCAGCGCCTGACCTCCGGATGCGAGCTTTGGCATGACCGCTGCGAAATACTGTTGGTCGAGGGAGCAGGGGGCCTTTTGAGCCCGGTCAGCGAAGAGTCGACCGTCGGTGACGTAGCGGGTCGGATCGATTACCCCCTGCTGCTGGTGGCGGGAGCCGGGCTGGGCACAATCAACCACACGCTGCTCACGATCGAAGCGATCGAGCGTCGCGGCCTCAAATTGGCCGGAGTCATTTTGAACGAGCATACCCGTTGCGAGGACGACCAAAGCGTCGCCACAAACTGGCAGGAGTTAGCCAAGCGAACGAACGCCCCGATCCTGGGACGCATTGGGCACGGAGGAACCGAGGTCTTGCGGGACGACGGCGGCTCGGCGAGAATCGACTGGCTCAACATTGTCCACTCTTCAGGTCACTCAGCCCGCGAGTGA
- a CDS encoding phytanoyl-CoA dioxygenase family protein, with the protein MQDRFTERQLQQFQEDGYVVVRGMVGESIWQRILQVAIDDLGREVQPIEYEAELNYPGAPSAMTDTGGRTARRLKAALSRNAIFMEWIVSRGVRGRLEQLLDPPVVMPLSHHNCLMTKQPRFSSDTGWHQDVRYWSFSQPDLVSLWLALGPEYRRNGCLRVIPGSHRGSYQPEQFDSEQFLIPDLEANTKLIDNAVDVELDPGDVLFFHARLFHAATRNFTEEPKFSAVFTFRSFNNSPLPQTRSSSLPELLLTAPEPPKN; encoded by the coding sequence GTGCAAGATCGATTCACCGAGCGGCAACTTCAGCAATTCCAGGAAGACGGCTACGTCGTCGTGCGGGGGATGGTGGGAGAATCGATCTGGCAGCGGATTCTGCAAGTCGCGATTGATGATTTGGGGCGCGAAGTTCAGCCCATCGAATATGAAGCCGAATTAAACTACCCCGGCGCTCCGTCCGCGATGACCGACACTGGCGGACGGACGGCCCGGCGATTAAAGGCGGCGCTCAGTCGCAATGCGATTTTTATGGAGTGGATCGTCTCACGCGGGGTCCGCGGGCGATTGGAGCAATTACTCGATCCACCCGTGGTGATGCCGCTATCGCATCACAATTGCCTGATGACGAAACAGCCGCGATTCAGCAGCGACACCGGGTGGCATCAGGACGTTCGCTATTGGTCCTTTTCTCAGCCCGATCTCGTCAGCCTGTGGCTGGCGCTCGGCCCGGAGTATCGCCGCAACGGATGCCTCAGAGTCATTCCCGGTTCGCACCGCGGTTCATATCAGCCGGAACAGTTTGATTCCGAACAATTCTTAATCCCCGATCTCGAGGCGAACACGAAACTAATCGACAATGCGGTCGACGTGGAGCTCGACCCGGGCGACGTGCTATTTTTTCACGCCCGTCTCTTTCACGCGGCGACTCGAAATTTTACCGAGGAACCAAAGTTTTCGGCCGTGTTCACGTTTCGATCGTTCAATAATTCGCCGCTGCCTCAAACCAGAAGTAGTTCACTTCCGGAGTTATTGCTGACGGCGCCTGAGCCGCCGAAAAATTAA